One Pseudodesulfovibrio alkaliphilus DNA segment encodes these proteins:
- a CDS encoding NADH-quinone oxidoreductase subunit C has translation MLQALEGIPTQLVARQDRGATGHFWSVFLAPGQVLKAARKLMGAEYSLEDILALDFAEGFLVLYHFNRWDIDERVTLRVLVSRENPVVPSIAGIFHGAEWHERETRDFHGIIFEGNPNFVPLLMPAEDADVHPLVKSDKARLSIKEVLSLGEIVSSNGEIEALFAEAEAGEASDA, from the coding sequence ATGCTCCAGGCACTGGAAGGCATACCCACACAACTGGTGGCCCGGCAGGACAGGGGCGCGACCGGGCACTTCTGGTCCGTGTTCCTGGCTCCCGGGCAGGTTCTCAAGGCGGCCCGTAAGCTCATGGGGGCCGAATACTCCCTTGAAGACATCCTTGCCCTGGATTTCGCCGAGGGATTTTTGGTGCTCTATCACTTCAATCGCTGGGACATTGACGAGAGGGTGACGCTTCGCGTTCTCGTTTCACGAGAGAACCCGGTGGTGCCGTCCATCGCCGGGATTTTTCACGGCGCGGAGTGGCATGAGCGGGAGACCCGCGACTTCCACGGCATCATCTTTGAGGGCAATCCCAACTTCGTGCCGCTGCTTATGCCGGCCGAGGACGCGGACGTGCATCCGCTGGTCAAGTCCGACAAGGCAAGGCTCTCCATCAAGGAGGTCCTAAGCCTTGGAGAGATCGTTTCCTCCAACGGGGAGATCGAGGCGTTGTTTGCGGAAGCGGAGGCCGGGGAGGCCTCCGACGCGTAG
- a CDS encoding NADH-quinone oxidoreductase subunit D, producing MSAYQNMDQMTGDFYTRKFEAGKQDGTLIINMGPQHPSTHGVLRIVIEVDGEYIVRAEPVLGYLHRMHEKMGEVQTWGGFIPNMGRVDYGHAMAWNWAYVGAVEKLMGIEVPERAQYLRVIMTELNRLTSHLLWWGAYILDLGAFTPIMYAFDDREMLLDILQRPSASRLTYSNFRVGGVQMDLDDKCIELIKAFIPHFRGRLPMYHDLVTENLILRRRIEDIGIIDQDMCRRYGCTGPVLRGAGVAYDVRRSEPYSVYDRFDFDIPTQESACSAGRYHVRLAEMEQSLRIIEQALEQLSGAEGGHIVDKAPKPAMKPPAGEAYFAVEGARGKICVYVASDGTKTPYRVKLRAPGFSNMNAFAEAATGTILADAVAILGSLDLIIPELDR from the coding sequence ATGTCGGCTTACCAAAACATGGATCAGATGACGGGTGACTTCTACACCCGTAAGTTTGAGGCCGGAAAGCAGGACGGAACCCTGATCATCAATATGGGTCCGCAGCATCCCTCCACCCATGGTGTGCTTCGGATCGTGATCGAGGTTGACGGCGAATACATCGTCCGCGCCGAGCCCGTGCTGGGCTACCTGCACCGCATGCACGAAAAAATGGGCGAAGTCCAAACCTGGGGAGGTTTCATCCCCAACATGGGGCGCGTGGACTACGGCCACGCCATGGCCTGGAACTGGGCCTATGTGGGCGCCGTGGAAAAACTCATGGGTATCGAAGTGCCCGAGCGTGCGCAGTATCTGCGGGTCATCATGACCGAGCTGAACCGCCTCACCTCGCACCTGCTGTGGTGGGGGGCCTACATTCTCGACCTGGGCGCCTTCACGCCCATCATGTACGCCTTTGATGATCGCGAAATGCTTCTGGACATCCTGCAGCGCCCCTCGGCCTCCAGGCTGACCTACAGCAACTTCCGCGTCGGTGGTGTGCAGATGGACTTGGACGACAAGTGCATTGAGCTAATCAAGGCGTTCATTCCCCATTTCCGGGGTCGTCTGCCAATGTATCACGATCTGGTCACGGAAAACCTCATCTTGCGCCGCCGCATCGAGGACATCGGCATCATCGACCAGGACATGTGCCGTCGTTACGGCTGCACCGGCCCGGTGTTGCGCGGAGCGGGCGTGGCCTACGACGTGCGCCGCAGCGAGCCGTACTCGGTCTATGATCGGTTCGACTTCGATATCCCGACCCAGGAATCCGCCTGTTCGGCCGGGCGATACCATGTCCGTCTTGCGGAGATGGAGCAGAGTCTGCGGATCATCGAGCAGGCTCTCGAGCAGCTGTCCGGCGCCGAGGGAGGACACATCGTGGACAAGGCCCCCAAACCGGCCATGAAACCCCCGGCAGGCGAGGCCTACTTCGCGGTGGAGGGAGCGCGTGGAAAGATCTGTGTCTATGTCGCATCCGACGGCACCAAGACGCCGTATCGCGTCAAGCTGCGGGCTCCGGGCTTCTCCAACATGAACGCCTTTGCTGAGGCGGCCACGGGCACCATCCTGGCCGATGCCGTGGCCATCCTCGGCAGCCTCGATCTGATTATTCCCGAACTCGACAGGTAG
- the nuoH gene encoding NADH-quinone oxidoreductase subunit NuoH gives MNEFIQNLIPLVIAVVGSMAWLAVNALVLVYCERKFAGHIQRRPGPFEVGPHGVLQTLIDGLKLMGKQLLTPDNADRFLYWLAPILSMIPVLLLFMPIPYGPVLTGMEVDLGLLLILAFSSFNGLALILAGWGSNNKWGVLGAARAVAQTVAYEIPLLLTVLAIAFMTGTLNLTEITAQQAGHIGNWFIWKQPLAFLVFLVAMFGETNRAPFDLAEAESELTAGFHTEYSSMGFGLFFMAEYGYMVVICSICSVLFLGGFHGPIPGIEGWWWMLIKTYALLFLMIWARWTFPRVRFDQLLNINWKWLLPLATFNLLATALIMKL, from the coding sequence ATGAACGAATTCATACAGAACCTGATACCGCTGGTCATTGCCGTGGTCGGCTCCATGGCCTGGCTGGCCGTCAACGCCCTGGTGCTGGTTTACTGCGAGCGCAAGTTCGCGGGCCATATCCAGCGCAGGCCCGGCCCCTTTGAAGTCGGTCCCCACGGCGTATTGCAGACCCTCATCGACGGCCTCAAGCTCATGGGCAAGCAGCTTTTGACCCCGGACAACGCGGACCGCTTCCTTTATTGGCTGGCTCCGATCCTGTCCATGATCCCGGTCCTGCTGCTCTTCATGCCCATTCCCTACGGCCCGGTGCTTACCGGCATGGAGGTCGATCTCGGCCTGCTGCTGATCCTGGCCTTTTCCAGTTTCAACGGCCTGGCCCTGATCCTGGCCGGCTGGGGCTCCAACAACAAATGGGGCGTTCTGGGCGCAGCCCGCGCCGTGGCCCAGACCGTGGCCTACGAGATTCCGCTGCTGCTGACCGTGCTGGCCATCGCCTTCATGACCGGCACTCTGAACCTGACCGAGATCACGGCCCAGCAGGCCGGACACATCGGCAACTGGTTCATCTGGAAGCAGCCGCTGGCCTTCCTTGTCTTCCTGGTGGCCATGTTCGGCGAGACCAACCGCGCCCCCTTCGACCTGGCCGAGGCCGAGTCGGAACTGACCGCCGGATTCCACACCGAGTATTCGTCCATGGGCTTCGGTCTCTTCTTCATGGCCGAGTACGGGTACATGGTCGTCATCTGCTCCATCTGCTCGGTGCTGTTCCTGGGCGGCTTCCATGGCCCCATTCCGGGCATCGAGGGTTGGTGGTGGATGCTTATCAAGACCTATGCCCTGCTGTTCCTCATGATATGGGCCCGCTGGACCTTCCCTCGCGTGCGGTTCGACCAGCTTCTGAACATCAACTGGAAATGGCTGCTGCCGCTGGCGACGTTCAATCTGCTGGCCACGGCGCTGATCATGAAGCTGTAG
- a CDS encoding 4Fe-4S binding protein, with protein sequence MNALRKHVIQPILDCWSLLVGLKITGKYFCKPLITVHYPRQVIDSENLSTYGGHVELIGMPKDPATPKCISCMMCVTNCPSNCLKVVKSKAPTPTPEQEQAWKEAEERGEKVVKPKAPKFPAKFMYDYTLCSLCGTCIDNCPANTLRFSSNIYWVATSRKEMHIDLLARLREQAAEVSAPAPKPEARPAAAQKEA encoded by the coding sequence ATGAACGCACTGAGAAAACACGTCATACAGCCGATACTCGACTGCTGGAGTCTGCTGGTGGGGCTCAAGATCACGGGCAAGTACTTCTGCAAGCCCCTGATTACCGTCCACTATCCGCGCCAGGTCATCGACAGCGAAAACCTGTCCACCTACGGGGGGCACGTGGAGCTGATCGGCATGCCCAAGGACCCGGCCACGCCCAAGTGCATCTCCTGCATGATGTGCGTGACCAACTGCCCGTCTAACTGCCTCAAGGTCGTCAAGAGCAAGGCGCCCACGCCCACTCCCGAGCAGGAACAGGCCTGGAAGGAGGCCGAGGAGCGGGGGGAGAAGGTCGTCAAACCCAAGGCCCCCAAGTTCCCGGCCAAGTTCATGTACGACTATACACTTTGCAGCCTCTGCGGCACCTGCATCGACAACTGCCCGGCCAACACGCTGCGGTTTTCCAGCAACATCTATTGGGTGGCCACCTCCCGCAAGGAGATGCACATCGATCTTCTTGCCCGGCTGCGCGAGCAGGCGGCAGAGGTGTCTGCCCCGGCTCCCAAGCCCGAAGCCAGGCCGGCAGCGGCGCAAAAGGAGGCATAA
- a CDS encoding NADH-quinone oxidoreductase subunit J family protein: MEVMAKVAFCVYTAVILGGSILAVSSSSLVRALVGLIITLIGVAGMYLLLASPFMAFMQLLIYVGAVSVLIFFAVMLTRAESGGDESGRVPMKTRVLGLAATIAPAAVLGWLIMTRPVESIAVPAEVSIKQLGEGLLGSYFLPFELISVVLMVAMAGAVLLTWEKREGK, encoded by the coding sequence ATGGAAGTAATGGCTAAAGTGGCATTCTGTGTCTACACGGCTGTCATTCTGGGCGGGTCTATTCTCGCCGTTTCGAGCAGCAGTCTGGTACGCGCTCTGGTCGGACTGATCATCACCCTGATCGGCGTGGCGGGCATGTACCTGTTGCTGGCATCCCCCTTCATGGCCTTCATGCAGTTGCTCATATACGTCGGAGCGGTGAGTGTGCTGATCTTCTTCGCGGTGATGCTCACCCGGGCGGAAAGCGGCGGCGACGAATCCGGCCGTGTGCCCATGAAGACCCGCGTTCTCGGGCTGGCTGCCACCATCGCACCCGCCGCTGTGCTTGGCTGGCTCATAATGACCCGGCCGGTGGAATCCATTGCGGTGCCCGCTGAGGTGAGCATCAAACAGTTGGGCGAAGGGTTGCTCGGCTCATACTTTCTGCCCTTTGAGCTGATCTCCGTGGTCCTCATGGTGGCCATGGCCGGGGCCGTGCTCCTGACCTGGGAAAAGAGGGAGGGAAAATAG
- the nuoK gene encoding NADH-quinone oxidoreductase subunit NuoK: MSALTLYQIVALILLCAGLYGLTQRRSLVGMLICVELMLNGAGLSIVAAAQLTDFSATLGQLGTLFVMGLAAAEATLVLAIVVVVARRFGSAQTSDITTLKE, encoded by the coding sequence ATGAGCGCCCTGACCCTATACCAAATCGTTGCGCTGATCCTGCTTTGTGCGGGTCTTTATGGCCTGACCCAGCGGAGAAGCCTTGTCGGCATGCTGATCTGCGTGGAGCTGATGCTCAATGGCGCGGGGTTGTCCATCGTGGCAGCCGCCCAGCTCACGGACTTCAGCGCGACCCTCGGCCAGCTCGGCACCCTGTTCGTCATGGGACTCGCAGCGGCCGAGGCCACACTCGTGCTGGCCATAGTCGTGGTCGTTGCCCGGCGGTTCGGTTCCGCCCAAACCAGTGACATCACTACCTTGAAGGAATAG